One genomic window of Deinococcus detaillensis includes the following:
- a CDS encoding helix-turn-helix domain-containing protein yields the protein MLEFQYLPLAPAPDPVSLELRRALRLRRMSSAQVAQRLGVTPPVVSRWLSPDYHAHGMEALRRLAEVLEMDVEVRLVPKRPA from the coding sequence GTGCTGGAATTTCAGTACCTCCCGCTTGCGCCTGCACCCGATCCGGTCAGCCTGGAATTGCGGCGGGCCCTGCGGCTGCGGCGGATGAGTAGCGCTCAGGTGGCCCAGCGACTCGGCGTGACACCGCCGGTGGTATCACGCTGGCTCAGTCCCGATTACCACGCTCACGGCATGGAAGCATTGAGACGCCTGGCCGAGGTGTTGGAGATGGACGTGGAAGTGCGGCTCGTGCCGAAACGCCCAGCTTGA
- a CDS encoding type II toxin-antitoxin system death-on-curing family toxin, whose translation MTSSGGWRMPEGLTLAEVIDLHERQLTNYGGGTGLRELSLLESALAQPTQEIFGQRRFPSVPAQAAAYLYYVSRAHAFVDANKRTALSCALVWLAMHELRLTLSLDDLFDLTLNIAQGRTPLEEAVQRFEAATQSTA comes from the coding sequence ATGACCTCTTCCGGCGGCTGGCGGATGCCTGAAGGGTTGACGCTCGCAGAAGTCATTGACCTTCACGAGCGTCAGCTCACGAACTATGGGGGCGGGACGGGATTGCGGGAACTCAGTCTGCTTGAAAGTGCATTGGCGCAGCCGACTCAGGAGATCTTCGGGCAGCGCCGATTCCCCAGCGTGCCCGCTCAAGCGGCGGCTTACCTTTATTACGTCTCACGGGCTCACGCCTTCGTCGATGCCAACAAACGGACCGCTTTGAGCTGCGCCCTGGTGTGGCTGGCCATGCATGAGCTGCGCCTCACCCTGAGTCTGGACGACCTCTTCGACCTGACGCTGAACATCGCTCAGGGTCGGACGCCGTTGGAAGAGGCTGTGCAGCGTTTCGAGGCAGCAACTCAATCCACTGCTTGA
- a CDS encoding GGDEF domain-containing protein, producing the protein MLTLAVAESQQQLVDQLVQGSVKALTGVTLWRQEDGTLALQSWSGTVQEEGKPVPLPGAPNYRLGWTPEAPLPASVQAMLGLRLLYLDALNEKLELSDQLSTLHHAALTDPLTGLGNRRAFDADLEASEAAHEDFGVVFIDLNGFKALNDKFGHALGDSLLRGYGVWLSRVTHERAQVYRLGGDEFVVLVHHTVLSPEAFSIWAMERLQIPFVDDVSAAIGIAWRHECENVRAVLSLADQRMYAVKKADAPTTATQERRRFRTST; encoded by the coding sequence TTGTTGACTCTCGCGGTCGCCGAGTCTCAACAGCAGCTCGTGGATCAGCTGGTACAAGGTTCCGTCAAAGCACTGACGGGAGTCACGCTGTGGCGTCAGGAGGACGGAACACTGGCGTTGCAGAGCTGGTCCGGCACGGTGCAAGAAGAGGGTAAGCCCGTTCCCTTGCCAGGTGCGCCGAATTACCGGCTGGGATGGACGCCGGAAGCACCACTGCCCGCCTCGGTTCAAGCCATGCTCGGGTTGAGACTGCTGTACCTGGACGCCCTGAATGAGAAGCTGGAGTTGAGTGATCAGCTGTCGACGCTTCATCACGCCGCCCTGACCGACCCGCTGACCGGGCTGGGCAATCGGCGTGCTTTTGACGCGGATCTCGAAGCGTCAGAAGCGGCACACGAGGACTTTGGTGTGGTCTTCATTGACCTGAACGGGTTCAAAGCGCTGAACGACAAGTTCGGACACGCGCTGGGCGACTCGCTTCTGCGGGGCTATGGAGTCTGGCTCTCGCGCGTGACTCATGAACGCGCTCAGGTCTACCGCCTGGGAGGCGATGAGTTCGTCGTCCTGGTGCATCACACGGTGCTGTCGCCGGAAGCGTTCTCCATCTGGGCAATGGAGCGGCTGCAAATTCCCTTCGTCGATGATGTGAGTGCAGCAATCGGGATCGCGTGGCGGCATGAGTGTGAGAATGTCCGGGCGGTATTGAGTCTGGCGGATCAGCGGATGTATGCGGTCAAGAAAGCCGACGCTCCTACGACGGCCACTCAGGAACGTCGCCGTTTCCGCACGTCAACTTGA
- a CDS encoding ArsR/SmtB family transcription factor codes for MQLVLLLLQGERSVTGLVDALGQPQSTVSRHLALLRSAQVVKTRREATHIYYRLADAHVAQLVQQAFSHAQHERLGLPDHVLPNPLIGSVH; via the coding sequence GTGCAGCTCGTTCTGCTGCTGCTTCAGGGCGAACGCAGTGTAACCGGACTCGTCGACGCCCTGGGGCAACCGCAGAGCACCGTCAGCCGTCACCTCGCGCTTCTACGCAGCGCTCAGGTCGTCAAGACCCGCCGCGAGGCCACGCACATCTACTACCGACTCGCCGACGCTCACGTCGCGCAGCTGGTCCAGCAGGCATTCAGCCACGCCCAGCATGAGCGTCTCGGCCTTCCAGACCACGTCCTTCCGAACCCACTGATCGGAAGTGTCCATTGA
- a CDS encoding AbrB/MazE/SpoVT family DNA-binding domain-containing protein: protein MRKTLSRLGNSEALVITREMKELTGIGSEVEIEIQGNAIVITPAQTATLPAQLERQAKFAAARDQILSEYDDLFRRLADA, encoded by the coding sequence ATGCGAAAGACCCTCTCCAGACTCGGCAACAGTGAAGCGCTCGTCATCACCAGGGAGATGAAGGAACTGACCGGCATCGGCAGTGAGGTGGAGATCGAGATTCAGGGCAACGCCATCGTCATCACGCCCGCCCAGACCGCCACTCTTCCCGCCCAGCTCGAGCGCCAGGCGAAGTTCGCGGCGGCCCGAGACCAGATCTTGAGTGAATACGATGACCTCTTCCGGCGGCTGGCGGATGCCTGA